A region from the Pseudonocardia petroleophila genome encodes:
- a CDS encoding serine/threonine-protein kinase has protein sequence MTTPDDGQRRIGGRYLLSGKIGSGAMGTVWAGYDEVLRRRVAVKELRVPHGVGDREALDMRERILREARAVGGLSHPNVITVFDVVEADGEPVVVLELVPSRNLAEMIADHGALSVGQAAVVGYATAGGLRAAHRAGITHRDVKPGNVLIADDGRVKLTDFGIARNVADAPMTSAGLVLGSPAYIAPEVAAGQPVTPAADLWGLGATLFAAVEGRPPYDVGGDPVQTITEVVDGDVPRTRSGGPVAEVIAALMVKDPDARMPLDEVRIRLRPLISDPDDPMYPGSPDAPTLASFVTPAVDPPPDYAPERSSAVLEARAPTPAPLAADPGPLPGPPGRPLGPRPDPLRTESPYAEPHYGDPHYAEPPRTDLLRPPRPRAQPPAAPASPLQAVALVVAGALVVLLGTAAGWAITRMVGGQSPFGTITVTSAGTALISHLDPLGFDADVPVGWTQFAHETVDGARSASFVSPDGTEEFTVERAESRDAALAGLTTDVLGVESLEQTPLLDDRLTYRTERHGQERATWLALVPADGDAVWVARLTVPGNRGEGTTEALFDVLMDGFATAGD, from the coding sequence GTGACGACGCCGGATGACGGACAGCGCCGCATCGGCGGGCGGTACCTGCTGTCCGGCAAGATCGGCAGCGGCGCCATGGGCACGGTCTGGGCCGGCTACGACGAGGTGCTGCGCCGCCGCGTCGCGGTGAAGGAGCTGCGCGTCCCGCACGGCGTCGGCGACCGCGAGGCGCTCGACATGCGGGAACGGATCCTGCGCGAGGCGCGGGCCGTCGGCGGGCTGTCGCACCCCAACGTCATCACGGTGTTCGACGTGGTCGAGGCCGACGGAGAGCCCGTCGTCGTGCTGGAGCTGGTGCCCTCGCGCAACCTCGCGGAGATGATCGCCGACCACGGCGCGCTGTCCGTCGGGCAGGCCGCTGTGGTCGGTTACGCCACCGCGGGGGGTCTGCGGGCCGCGCACCGCGCGGGGATCACGCACCGTGACGTCAAGCCGGGCAACGTCCTCATCGCCGACGACGGGCGCGTCAAGCTCACCGACTTCGGCATCGCCCGCAACGTCGCCGACGCCCCGATGACGAGCGCGGGCCTCGTCCTCGGCTCCCCCGCCTACATCGCGCCGGAGGTGGCCGCCGGCCAGCCCGTGACGCCCGCCGCCGACCTGTGGGGCCTGGGCGCCACGCTGTTCGCCGCCGTGGAGGGCCGCCCGCCCTACGACGTCGGGGGCGACCCGGTGCAGACGATCACCGAGGTCGTCGACGGCGACGTGCCCCGCACCCGCAGCGGCGGCCCGGTGGCGGAGGTCATCGCGGCGCTGATGGTGAAGGACCCGGACGCCCGGATGCCCCTCGACGAGGTGCGCATCCGGCTGCGGCCGCTGATCTCCGACCCCGACGACCCCATGTACCCCGGCTCGCCCGACGCGCCGACGCTGGCCTCGTTCGTCACCCCGGCGGTCGACCCGCCGCCCGACTACGCGCCCGAGCGCAGCTCCGCGGTGCTGGAGGCGCGGGCCCCGACCCCGGCCCCGCTCGCCGCCGACCCCGGCCCGCTGCCCGGCCCGCCCGGACGCCCGCTCGGGCCGCGGCCCGACCCCCTCCGGACCGAGTCCCCCTACGCCGAACCGCACTACGGCGACCCCCACTACGCCGAGCCCCCGCGCACCGACCTCCTGCGCCCGCCCCGCCCCCGCGCGCAGCCGCCCGCCGCGCCCGCGTCGCCGCTGCAGGCCGTGGCGCTCGTCGTCGCGGGGGCGCTGGTCGTGCTGCTCGGCACGGCGGCGGGCTGGGCGATCACGCGGATGGTCGGCGGGCAGTCGCCGTTCGGCACGATCACGGTGACCTCGGCGGGCACCGCGCTGATCTCGCACCTCGACCCCCTCGGCTTCGACGCCGACGTGCCGGTCGGGTGGACCCAGTTCGCCCACGAGACCGTCGACGGCGCGCGCTCGGCGTCGTTCGTCAGCCCGGACGGCACGGAGGAGTTCACGGTGGAGCGGGCCGAGTCCCGCGACGCGGCGCTCGCCGGGCTCACCACCGACGTGCTCGGCGTCGAGTCGCTGGAGCAGACCCCGCTCCTCGACGACCGCCTGACCTACCGCACCGAGCGCCACGGCCAGGAGCGCGCCACCTGGCTGGCGCTGGTTCCCGCCGACGGCGACGCGGTGTGGGTGGCCCGGCTCACCGTCCCGGGAAACCGCGGCGAGGGCACCACCGAGGCCCTGTTCGACGTGCTCATGGACGGTTTCGCCACCGCGGGGGACTGA
- a CDS encoding amidohydrolase, whose translation MPTAPAVVDLGAGTGPAWLDSWLAAHADDVVGWRRTLHSVPELGRAEHRTTALVARQLLAAGLEPRTLPGGTGLVCDIGYGDRCVALRADLDALPLQEDTGLPFASTVDGVMHACGHDAHTAVVLGAGLALASAPNLPGRVRLIFQPAEEVQPGGALDVVADGAMEGVQRIFALHCDPRLEVGRLGTRVGPITSACDLLEIRLTSPGGHTARPHLTADLVEALGLLVTQLPLLLGRQVDPRSGTVLVWGAVQAGEAANAIPQHGLLRGTLRTADHATWNELEDKMRTLVAAVLAPTGVGYVLEHIRGVPPVVNEAASSAMLADAAATVLGPEASVGTEQSSGGEDFAWYLEHVPGAMARLGVWPGHGPMRDIHQPTFDLDERALPFGVRVLAQTALNALTSTD comes from the coding sequence ATGCCCACCGCGCCCGCCGTGGTCGACCTCGGTGCGGGCACCGGACCGGCCTGGCTCGACAGCTGGCTCGCCGCCCACGCCGACGACGTCGTCGGCTGGCGCCGCACCCTGCACTCGGTACCCGAGCTCGGCCGCGCCGAGCACCGCACCACCGCGCTCGTCGCCCGGCAGCTGCTCGCCGCCGGTCTCGAACCCCGCACGCTCCCCGGCGGCACCGGCCTGGTCTGCGACATCGGCTACGGCGACCGCTGCGTCGCCCTGCGCGCCGACCTCGACGCGCTCCCGCTGCAGGAGGACACCGGCCTGCCGTTCGCGTCCACCGTCGACGGCGTCATGCACGCCTGCGGCCACGACGCCCACACCGCGGTCGTGCTCGGGGCGGGCCTCGCGCTCGCCTCGGCCCCCAACCTCCCCGGCCGCGTCCGGCTGATCTTCCAGCCGGCCGAGGAGGTGCAGCCCGGCGGCGCGCTCGACGTGGTCGCCGACGGGGCGATGGAGGGCGTGCAGCGGATCTTCGCGCTGCACTGCGACCCGCGCCTGGAGGTCGGCAGGCTCGGCACCCGCGTCGGCCCGATCACCTCGGCCTGCGACCTGCTGGAGATCCGGCTGACGTCGCCGGGCGGCCACACGGCCCGCCCGCACCTCACGGCCGACCTCGTCGAGGCGCTCGGCCTGCTGGTCACCCAGCTGCCGCTGCTGCTCGGCCGCCAGGTCGACCCCCGCTCGGGCACCGTCCTGGTCTGGGGTGCGGTGCAGGCGGGAGAGGCGGCCAACGCGATCCCGCAGCACGGCCTGCTGCGCGGCACGCTGCGCACCGCCGACCACGCCACGTGGAACGAGCTCGAGGACAAGATGCGCACGCTCGTGGCCGCGGTCCTCGCGCCCACCGGCGTCGGCTACGTCCTGGAGCACATCCGCGGCGTCCCGCCGGTGGTGAACGAGGCGGCGAGCAGCGCGATGCTGGCCGACGCCGCCGCCACGGTGCTGGGCCCGGAGGCGTCCGTCGGCACAGAGCAGTCCAGCGGTGGCGAGGACTTCGCCTGGTACCTGGAGCACGTCCCCGGCGCGATGGCCCGGCTCGGGGTGTGGCCCGGCCACGGCCCGATGCGCGACATCCACCAGCCCACGTTCGACCTCGACGAGCGCGCCCTCCCCTTCGGCGTGCGGGTACTGGCCCAGACGGCCCTGAACGCCCTGACGTCCACGGACTGA